A section of the Citrobacter farmeri genome encodes:
- the rpoC gene encoding DNA-directed RNA polymerase subunit beta' codes for MKDLLKFLKAQTKTEEFDAIKIALASPDMIRSWSFGEVKKPETINYRTFKPERDGLFCARIFGPVKDYECLCGKYKRLKHRGVICEKCGVEVTQTKVRRERMGHIELASPTAHIWFLKSLPSRIGLLLDMPLRDIERVLYFESYVVIEGGMTNLERQQILTEEQYLDALEEFGDEFDAKMGAEAIQALLKSMDLEQECETLREELNETNSETKRKKLTKRIKLLEAFVQSGNKPEWMILTVLPVLPPDLRPLVPLDGGRFATSDLNDLYRRVINRNNRLKRLLDLAAPDIIVRNEKRMLQEAVDALLDNGRRGRAITGSNKRPLKSLADMIKGKQGRFRQNLLGKRVDYSGRSVITVGPYLRLHQCGLPKKMALELFKPFIYGKLELRGLATTIKAAKKMVEREEAVVWDILDEVIREHPVLLNRAPTLHRLGIQAFEPVLIEGKAIQLHPLVCAAYNADFDGDQMAVHVPLTLEAQLEARALMMSTNNILSPANGEPIIVPSQDVVLGLYYMTRDCVNAKGEGMVLTGPKEAERIYRAGLASLHARVKVRITEYEKDANGEFVAHTSLKDTTIGRAILWMIVPKGLPFSIVNQALGKKAISKMLNTCYRILGLKPTVIFADQTMYTGFAYAARSGASVGIDDMVIPEKKHEIISEAEAEVAEIQEQFQSGLVTAGERYNKVIDIWAAANDRVSKAMMDNLQTETVINRDGQEEQQVSFNSIYMMADSGARGSAAQIRQLAGMRGLMAKPDGSIIETPITANFREGLNVLQYFISTHGARKGLADTALKTANSGYLTRRLVDVAQDLVVTEDDCGTLEGITMTPVIEGGDVKEPLRDRVLGRVTAEDILKPGTADILVPRNTLLHEQWCDLLEANSVDSVKVRSVVSCDTDFGVCAHCYGRDLARGHIINKGEAIGVIAAQSIGEPGTQLTMRTFHIGGAASRAAAESSIQVKNKGSIRLSNAKSVVNSSGKLVITSRNTELKLIDEFGRTKESYKVPYGSVMAKGDGEQVAGGETVANWDPHTMPVITEVSGFVRFTDMIDGQTITRQTDELTGLSSLVVLDSAERTTGGKDLRPALKIVDAQGNDVLIPGTDMPAQYFLPGKAIVQLEDGVQISSGDTLARVPQESGGTKDITGGLPRVADLFEARRPKEPAILAEISGIISFGKETKGKRRLVITPVDGSDPYEEMIPKWRQLNVFEGERVERGDVVSDGPEAPHDILRLRGVHAVTRYIVNEVQDVYRLQGVKINDKHIEVIVRQMLRKATIESAGSSDFLEGEQVEYSRVKIANRELEANGKVGATFSRDLLGITKASLATESFISAASFQETTRVLTEAAVAGKRDELRGLKENVIVGRLIPAGTGYAYHQDRMRRRAAGELPAAPQVTAEDASASLAELLNAGLGGSDNE; via the coding sequence GTGAAAGACTTATTAAAGTTTCTGAAAGCGCAAACTAAAACCGAAGAGTTTGATGCGATCAAAATTGCTCTGGCCTCGCCAGACATGATCCGTTCATGGTCTTTCGGTGAAGTTAAGAAGCCGGAAACCATTAACTACCGTACGTTCAAACCAGAGCGTGACGGCCTTTTCTGTGCCCGTATCTTTGGGCCGGTAAAAGACTACGAGTGCCTGTGCGGTAAGTACAAGCGCCTGAAACACCGTGGTGTGATCTGTGAGAAGTGCGGCGTTGAAGTGACCCAGACTAAAGTACGCCGTGAGCGTATGGGCCACATCGAGCTGGCATCCCCGACGGCGCACATCTGGTTCCTGAAATCACTGCCGTCCCGTATCGGTTTACTGCTTGATATGCCGCTGCGTGATATTGAACGTGTTCTGTACTTCGAATCCTATGTGGTTATCGAAGGCGGCATGACCAATCTGGAACGCCAGCAGATCCTGACTGAAGAACAGTATCTGGATGCGCTGGAAGAGTTCGGTGACGAATTTGACGCGAAGATGGGTGCGGAAGCTATCCAGGCCCTGCTGAAGAGCATGGATCTGGAGCAAGAGTGTGAAACTCTGCGTGAAGAGCTGAACGAAACCAACTCCGAAACCAAGCGTAAGAAGCTGACCAAGCGTATCAAACTGCTGGAAGCGTTCGTACAGTCTGGCAACAAGCCAGAGTGGATGATCCTGACCGTTCTGCCGGTTCTGCCGCCAGATCTGCGTCCGCTGGTTCCGCTGGATGGTGGTCGTTTCGCAACGTCGGATCTGAACGATCTGTATCGTCGCGTGATCAACCGTAACAACCGTCTGAAACGTCTGCTGGATCTGGCGGCTCCCGACATCATCGTACGTAACGAAAAACGTATGCTGCAGGAAGCGGTTGACGCTCTGCTGGATAACGGTCGTCGTGGTCGTGCGATCACCGGTTCTAACAAACGTCCTCTGAAATCTTTGGCCGATATGATCAAAGGTAAACAGGGTCGTTTCCGTCAGAACCTGCTCGGTAAGCGTGTTGACTACTCCGGTCGTTCTGTTATCACCGTAGGTCCATACCTGCGTCTGCATCAGTGCGGTCTGCCGAAGAAAATGGCACTGGAGCTGTTCAAACCGTTCATTTACGGCAAGCTGGAACTGCGAGGACTCGCCACCACCATCAAAGCCGCGAAGAAAATGGTTGAACGCGAAGAAGCTGTCGTTTGGGATATCCTGGACGAAGTGATCCGCGAACACCCGGTACTGTTGAACCGTGCACCAACCCTGCACCGTCTGGGTATCCAGGCCTTTGAACCGGTACTGATCGAAGGTAAAGCCATCCAGCTGCACCCGCTGGTTTGTGCGGCATATAACGCCGACTTCGATGGTGACCAGATGGCTGTTCACGTACCGTTGACGCTGGAAGCCCAGCTCGAAGCGCGTGCGCTGATGATGTCTACCAACAACATCCTGTCTCCTGCGAACGGTGAGCCAATCATTGTTCCTTCTCAGGACGTTGTATTGGGTCTGTACTACATGACCCGTGACTGTGTTAACGCCAAAGGCGAAGGCATGGTGCTGACTGGCCCGAAAGAAGCTGAGCGTATTTATCGCGCTGGCCTGGCCTCTCTGCATGCGCGCGTTAAAGTGCGTATCACTGAATACGAAAAAGATGCTAACGGCGAGTTCGTTGCGCACACCAGCCTGAAAGACACGACTATTGGCCGTGCCATTCTGTGGATGATCGTACCGAAAGGTCTGCCTTTCTCCATCGTCAACCAGGCGCTGGGCAAGAAGGCTATCTCCAAAATGCTGAACACTTGCTACCGTATTCTGGGCCTGAAACCGACCGTTATTTTTGCGGACCAGACGATGTACACCGGCTTTGCTTATGCAGCGCGTTCAGGTGCATCCGTTGGTATCGATGACATGGTCATCCCGGAGAAAAAACACGAGATCATCTCGGAAGCGGAAGCGGAAGTTGCTGAGATCCAGGAGCAGTTCCAGTCTGGTCTGGTAACCGCCGGCGAACGTTACAACAAAGTTATCGATATCTGGGCCGCGGCGAACGATCGTGTATCCAAAGCGATGATGGACAACCTGCAAACTGAAACCGTGATTAACCGTGACGGTCAGGAAGAGCAGCAGGTTTCCTTCAACAGCATTTACATGATGGCCGACTCCGGTGCGCGTGGTTCTGCTGCACAGATTCGTCAGCTTGCCGGTATGCGTGGTCTGATGGCGAAGCCGGATGGCTCCATCATCGAAACGCCTATCACCGCGAACTTCCGTGAAGGTCTGAACGTACTCCAGTACTTCATCTCCACGCACGGTGCGCGTAAAGGTCTGGCGGATACCGCACTGAAAACAGCGAACTCCGGTTACCTGACACGTCGTCTGGTTGACGTTGCACAGGACCTGGTCGTTACTGAAGACGACTGTGGCACCCTGGAAGGCATCACCATGACGCCGGTTATCGAAGGTGGCGATGTGAAAGAGCCGCTGCGCGATCGCGTTCTGGGTCGTGTAACTGCGGAAGATATTCTGAAGCCGGGTACGGCGGACATTCTGGTTCCACGCAACACGTTGCTGCACGAACAGTGGTGTGACCTGCTGGAAGCAAACTCCGTTGACTCTGTGAAAGTCCGCTCTGTTGTATCCTGTGACACCGACTTTGGTGTATGTGCGCACTGCTACGGTCGTGACCTGGCGCGTGGCCACATCATCAACAAAGGTGAAGCTATCGGCGTTATCGCGGCACAGTCCATCGGTGAGCCGGGTACACAGCTGACGATGCGTACGTTCCACATCGGTGGTGCGGCATCTCGTGCGGCTGCTGAATCCAGCATCCAGGTGAAAAACAAAGGTAGCATCCGTCTGAGCAATGCGAAGTCGGTTGTGAACTCCAGCGGTAAACTGGTGATCACCTCCCGTAACACTGAACTGAAACTGATCGACGAATTCGGTCGTACCAAAGAAAGCTATAAAGTGCCTTACGGTTCTGTGATGGCGAAAGGTGATGGCGAGCAGGTTGCCGGCGGTGAAACCGTAGCAAACTGGGATCCGCACACCATGCCGGTTATCACGGAAGTGAGTGGCTTTGTCCGCTTCACTGACATGATCGACGGCCAGACCATTACGCGTCAGACCGACGAGTTAACCGGTCTGTCTTCTCTGGTGGTTCTGGATTCCGCAGAACGTACTACCGGTGGTAAAGATCTGCGTCCTGCACTGAAAATCGTTGATGCTCAGGGTAACGACGTTCTGATCCCGGGTACCGATATGCCTGCGCAGTACTTCCTGCCGGGTAAAGCGATTGTTCAGCTGGAAGATGGCGTACAGATCAGTTCTGGTGACACCCTGGCGCGTGTTCCGCAGGAATCCGGCGGTACCAAGGATATCACCGGTGGTCTGCCGCGCGTTGCGGACCTGTTCGAAGCACGTCGTCCGAAAGAGCCGGCAATCCTGGCTGAAATCAGCGGTATCATTTCCTTCGGTAAAGAAACCAAAGGGAAACGTCGTCTGGTTATCACCCCGGTAGACGGTAGCGATCCGTACGAAGAGATGATTCCGAAATGGCGTCAGCTCAACGTATTCGAAGGTGAACGTGTAGAACGTGGTGATGTGGTTTCCGACGGTCCGGAAGCGCCGCACGACATTCTGCGTCTGCGTGGTGTTCATGCTGTGACGCGTTACATCGTTAACGAAGTTCAGGATGTATACCGTCTGCAGGGCGTTAAGATTAACGATAAACACATCGAAGTTATCGTTCGTCAGATGCTGCGTAAAGCCACCATCGAAAGCGCAGGTAGCTCCGACTTCCTGGAAGGCGAACAGGTTGAATACTCCCGCGTCAAGATCGCTAACCGCGAACTGGAAGCGAACGGCAAAGTGGGCGCAACGTTCTCCCGCGATCTGCTGGGTATCACCAAAGCGTCTCTGGCAACCGAATCGTTCATCTCTGCCGCATCGTTCCAGGAGACCACGCGTGTCCTGACCGAAGCAGCCGTTGCGGGTAAACGCGACGAACTGCGTGGCCTGAAAGAGAACGTAATCGTAGGTCGTCTGATCCCGGCGGGTACCGGTTATGCGTACCATCAGGATCGTATGCGTCGCCGTGCTGCGGGTGAACTCCCGGCTGCACCGCAGGTGACTGCAGAAGACGCCTCTGCCAGCCTGGCAGAACTGCTGAACGCAGGTCTGGGCGGTTCTGACAACGAGTAA
- a CDS encoding PTS lactose/cellobiose transporter subunit IIA, whose protein sequence is MEELETIIMELLVNAGAARSQALTALQLARKGDFTGAEHAMEESRDYVKLAHKIQTQLIGIDEGTGKLPVNLITVHSQDHLMNAMVIQDLAGDMIELYRRLPPLN, encoded by the coding sequence ATGGAAGAGCTGGAAACCATCATTATGGAACTACTGGTTAACGCCGGAGCGGCACGAAGCCAGGCATTGACCGCCCTGCAACTGGCCCGTAAGGGCGACTTTACCGGTGCCGAACACGCGATGGAAGAGTCGCGCGATTACGTCAAGCTGGCACATAAAATCCAGACGCAGTTGATAGGTATTGATGAGGGAACCGGTAAGCTGCCGGTAAATCTGATCACCGTCCATTCGCAGGACCATCTGATGAACGCGATGGTCATTCAGGATCTGGCAGGTGACATGATTGAACTGTATCGCAGGTTGCCGCCGCTTAATTGA
- a CDS encoding PTS sugar transporter subunit IIB — MKNIVLCCAAGMSTSMLVQRMKDAAQKKGIEVTIKAVPVAEFKENIATADIVLLGPQVKYEQAKLQALADPLGKKVAVIDMMDYGMMKGDAVLEKALKLMES; from the coding sequence ATGAAAAATATCGTTTTATGCTGTGCCGCCGGTATGTCCACCAGCATGCTGGTACAACGAATGAAAGATGCCGCTCAAAAGAAAGGGATCGAGGTGACGATCAAGGCCGTACCTGTCGCTGAGTTTAAAGAGAATATTGCCACAGCGGATATCGTCCTGTTGGGCCCGCAGGTCAAGTATGAACAAGCGAAATTGCAGGCGCTGGCTGATCCGCTCGGTAAGAAAGTCGCCGTGATCGACATGATGGATTACGGCATGATGAAAGGGGATGCCGTTCTGGAAAAAGCCCTGAAGCTGATGGAGTCATAA
- a CDS encoding sensor domain-containing diguanylate cyclase: MAGHNRKLSFTTPILVSFTGIILSFVLIAIFITFTQKNDFLEDYHGINRNFTHNLAVNYTESLLRENDYILGRAATYFSRNDHLNDTVKLDPEEGLKTIMQLQTLMPSVSSISLVDTEGHYLRAPQVQNTERSKTFDVKSRPWFMEQAEASTFSNYTAPYIDYFTHHPTVTIYKPVISPEGKMKGTIAFHLDLTSMGYALRQMVAPVQGEFFVVDRDGKVVLHPDTGALFKQYVSKKTMSRMTSGEGHLYDPDTQDWYYYYSFTNPDWFVIYRVSDTTLVDLTRHETNIVVWGFALAAIIIALFGLYLRHASRMVLMNIINAIKTGDVKRAPRLEAMLSKAIESNKERELAYVRQATIDALTGCKNRRAFDSDIAALINDHQPFSLALVDIDNFKSINDTWGHLNGDIVLRNVAREGIQIMQPAAVSVYRYGGEEFAVLFPGEQLSNAHTLLERWRIEVAKRSWREEGLHVTFSAGLGEWNLEAQEQLIMRVDEALYKAKQAGKNRIIAANR, from the coding sequence ATGGCAGGTCATAACAGAAAACTTTCATTCACGACTCCAATATTGGTGAGCTTTACGGGGATCATACTCAGCTTTGTGTTGATCGCCATATTCATTACCTTTACGCAGAAGAATGATTTTCTTGAAGATTATCACGGCATTAATCGGAACTTCACCCATAACCTGGCGGTGAACTATACCGAGTCGTTGCTGCGCGAAAATGATTATATTCTGGGTCGGGCGGCGACCTACTTTTCTCGCAATGACCACCTGAACGACACGGTAAAGCTCGACCCGGAAGAGGGGCTGAAAACCATCATGCAGTTACAGACGCTGATGCCGTCAGTCTCTTCGATCTCATTGGTGGATACAGAAGGCCATTACCTGCGCGCGCCTCAGGTGCAAAACACCGAACGCAGCAAAACGTTCGACGTGAAATCGCGCCCCTGGTTTATGGAGCAGGCTGAGGCCAGCACCTTCAGCAACTATACCGCGCCCTATATTGACTATTTTACGCACCACCCAACGGTGACGATCTACAAACCGGTCATCTCTCCCGAAGGGAAAATGAAAGGTACGATTGCGTTTCATCTTGATCTGACGTCAATGGGTTACGCACTGCGTCAGATGGTAGCTCCCGTCCAGGGGGAGTTCTTTGTGGTCGACCGTGACGGGAAAGTAGTGCTGCATCCCGATACGGGCGCGCTGTTTAAACAATACGTCAGTAAAAAAACCATGAGCCGGATGACCAGCGGTGAAGGACACCTCTACGACCCGGATACTCAGGACTGGTACTACTACTATTCGTTCACCAACCCGGACTGGTTTGTGATTTATCGGGTTTCAGATACGACGCTCGTCGACCTGACACGCCATGAGACCAACATTGTCGTCTGGGGATTTGCCCTTGCGGCGATCATCATTGCGCTGTTTGGTCTCTATCTACGCCACGCTTCACGCATGGTGCTGATGAATATCATCAACGCCATTAAGACCGGCGATGTGAAACGCGCACCGCGCCTCGAAGCGATGCTGAGCAAAGCTATCGAGTCCAATAAGGAACGCGAACTGGCTTACGTCCGACAGGCGACCATTGATGCCCTGACCGGCTGCAAAAATCGCCGCGCTTTTGACAGCGATATCGCCGCGCTGATAAACGATCACCAACCGTTCTCCCTGGCTCTGGTGGATATTGATAACTTTAAGTCTATCAACGATACCTGGGGACATCTGAATGGCGACATCGTCCTGCGTAACGTTGCGCGCGAAGGGATTCAGATCATGCAACCCGCCGCTGTTTCCGTTTATCGCTATGGCGGCGAGGAGTTTGCCGTGCTGTTCCCGGGTGAGCAACTGAGCAACGCCCATACCCTGCTGGAGCGCTGGCGCATTGAGGTTGCGAAGCGCTCCTGGCGTGAAGAGGGTCTGCACGTCACCTTTAGCGCCGGACTCGGAGAATGGAATCTGGAAGCGCAGGAACAGCTAATCATGCGCGTTGATGAAGCGCTATACAAAGCCAAACAGGCAGGAAAAAACCGGATTATTGCCGCGAATCGCTAA
- the thiH gene encoding 2-iminoacetate synthase ThiH: protein MKTFTDRWRQLDWDDIRLRINSKTSADVERALNAPRPSRDDMMALLSPAASAYLEPLAQRAQTLTRQRFGNTVSFYVPLYLSNLCANDCTYCGFSMSNRIKRKTLDETEIVRECAAIRELGFEHLLLVTGEHQAKVGMDYFRRHLPTIRQQFSSLQMEVQPLAEAEYAELKALGLDGVMVYQETYHDAMYAQHHLRGKKQDFFWRLETPDRLGRAGIDKIGLGALIGLSDNWRVDCYMVAEHLLWLQQHYWQSRYSISFPRLRPCAGGIEPASIMDERQLVQTICAFRLLTPEIELSLSTRESPWFRDHVIPLAINNVSAFSKTQPGGYADDHPELEQFAPHDNRRPETIADALFAQGLQPVWKDWDAYLGRASQRL, encoded by the coding sequence ATGAAAACGTTCACCGACCGCTGGCGGCAACTCGACTGGGACGACATCCGCCTGCGCATCAACAGCAAAACGTCAGCTGACGTTGAGCGGGCGCTAAATGCGCCCCGCCCCAGCCGCGACGATATGATGGCGCTGCTGTCACCTGCCGCGAGCGCATATCTTGAACCGCTGGCACAACGGGCGCAGACGCTCACCCGCCAGCGCTTCGGCAATACGGTGAGTTTTTACGTCCCGCTGTATCTCTCCAATCTGTGCGCTAACGACTGTACCTACTGCGGTTTTTCGATGAGTAACCGCATCAAGCGCAAAACGCTGGATGAAACGGAAATTGTCCGGGAGTGCGCGGCGATCCGCGAGTTGGGCTTCGAACATCTCCTGTTGGTCACCGGCGAGCATCAGGCAAAGGTCGGGATGGACTATTTTCGTCGCCACTTGCCCACCATTCGCCAGCAGTTTTCGTCGCTGCAAATGGAGGTTCAGCCGTTAGCCGAGGCGGAATATGCCGAACTGAAAGCGCTGGGGCTCGATGGGGTGATGGTCTATCAGGAGACGTATCACGACGCAATGTATGCGCAGCACCATCTGAGGGGGAAGAAACAGGATTTCTTCTGGCGTCTGGAAACCCCAGACCGACTGGGGCGTGCAGGTATCGACAAGATCGGCCTCGGCGCGCTGATTGGTCTTTCCGATAACTGGCGAGTGGATTGCTATATGGTTGCTGAGCATTTGCTGTGGCTTCAGCAACACTACTGGCAGAGCCGCTACTCGATTTCGTTCCCGCGCCTGCGTCCATGCGCTGGCGGAATTGAACCCGCCTCGATCATGGATGAGCGTCAACTGGTGCAAACCATTTGCGCGTTCCGTCTGCTGACACCGGAGATTGAGCTGTCGCTATCTACACGGGAATCGCCCTGGTTTCGCGACCACGTGATCCCGCTGGCGATTAACAACGTCAGCGCGTTCTCGAAAACCCAGCCGGGTGGATATGCAGACGATCATCCTGAACTGGAACAATTTGCGCCGCATGATAATCGTCGCCCTGAAACCATCGCCGACGCGCTCTTCGCGCAGGGGTTACAGCCGGTGTGGAAGGACTGGGATGCATACCTGGGGCGCGCTTCGCAAAGGCTATGA
- the thiG gene encoding thiazole synthase has translation MLRIADKTFDSHLFTGTGKFASPALMIDAIRASGSQLVTLAMKRVDLRQHNDAILAPLIDAGVTLLPNTSGAKTAEEAIFAAQLAREALGTHWLKLEIHPDARWLLPDPIETLKAADTLVKQGFVVLPYCGADPVLCKRLEEVGCAAVMPLGAPIGSNQGLETRAMLEIIIQQSTIPVVVDAGIGVPSHATQALEMGADAVLVNTAIAVADDPVMMARAFRLAVEAGLLARQAGPGSRSRQAQATSPLTGFLEVPA, from the coding sequence ATGTTACGTATTGCAGACAAAACGTTTGATTCACATCTGTTCACCGGCACGGGTAAATTTGCGTCACCGGCCTTAATGATTGACGCGATCCGCGCCTCCGGCAGTCAACTGGTGACACTGGCCATGAAGCGTGTGGATTTGCGCCAGCACAATGACGCCATTCTGGCCCCGCTTATCGACGCGGGCGTCACGCTGTTGCCCAACACGTCTGGGGCGAAAACGGCGGAAGAAGCCATCTTTGCCGCACAGCTTGCGCGCGAGGCGCTCGGTACCCATTGGCTGAAGCTGGAAATTCACCCCGATGCGCGCTGGCTGCTGCCGGACCCAATTGAAACGCTGAAAGCCGCCGACACGCTGGTAAAACAAGGATTTGTGGTATTACCCTATTGCGGTGCGGATCCGGTGCTGTGCAAACGGCTGGAAGAGGTGGGCTGTGCGGCCGTCATGCCGCTCGGCGCGCCGATTGGCTCTAACCAGGGACTGGAAACCCGGGCCATGCTGGAGATCATTATCCAGCAATCTACCATTCCGGTGGTGGTGGATGCCGGAATCGGCGTGCCCAGCCACGCTACGCAGGCGCTGGAAATGGGTGCGGATGCAGTGCTGGTGAATACGGCGATTGCCGTGGCGGACGATCCGGTGATGATGGCCCGCGCTTTCCGTCTGGCAGTGGAGGCCGGTCTTCTGGCGCGTCAGGCCGGACCGGGTAGCCGCAGCCGGCAGGCGCAGGCCACCAGCCCGCTGACCGGCTTTCTGGAGGTTCCGGCATGA
- the thiS gene encoding sulfur carrier protein ThiS encodes MRIQFNDEPMQCTEGLSVHTLLTQLNQLKPGAALALNQQILPREQWEQHIVQEGDQILLFQVIAGG; translated from the coding sequence ATGCGAATCCAGTTCAATGATGAGCCGATGCAGTGCACAGAGGGACTCTCCGTGCATACGCTGTTGACCCAATTGAATCAGTTAAAACCCGGCGCCGCACTGGCGCTGAATCAACAGATTCTGCCCCGCGAGCAGTGGGAGCAGCATATTGTGCAGGAAGGCGACCAGATCCTGCTTTTTCAGGTTATTGCAGGGGGCTGA
- a CDS encoding HesA/MoeB/ThiF family protein — protein sequence MNDRDFMRYSRQILLDDIAIDGQQKLLASRVLIVGLGGLGSPAALYLAGAGVGTLVLADDDDIHLSNLQRQILFTTDDIARSKSQVAQQRLARLNPDIDLLSLPLRLCGEALSHAVAQADVVLDCTDNMATRQEINAACVALDTPLITASAVGFGGQLMVLTPPWTQGCYRCLWPDEVEPERNCRTAGIVGPVVGLMGTLQALEAIKLLSGVGTPGSELRLFDGKTSQWRSLALHRASGCPVCGGRHANPVQ from the coding sequence ATGAATGACCGTGATTTTATGCGTTATAGCCGTCAGATCCTGCTGGACGATATCGCCATTGATGGCCAGCAAAAGCTGCTCGCCAGCCGCGTACTGATCGTCGGGTTGGGGGGATTAGGCTCTCCGGCCGCGCTGTATCTGGCGGGAGCCGGTGTCGGCACGCTGGTGCTGGCGGACGACGATGACATCCATCTCAGTAATCTGCAACGGCAGATCCTGTTCACCACGGATGACATTGCCCGATCTAAATCGCAGGTCGCACAGCAGCGACTGGCGCGGCTCAACCCGGATATCGACCTGCTCTCGCTACCACTGCGTCTGTGTGGAGAGGCGCTCAGCCATGCGGTGGCGCAAGCGGATGTCGTGCTCGACTGCACCGACAACATGGCGACGCGTCAGGAAATTAACGCCGCATGCGTGGCACTCGATACCCCGCTAATCACCGCCAGCGCGGTCGGTTTTGGCGGCCAGTTAATGGTATTGACGCCGCCCTGGACGCAAGGCTGCTACCGCTGTTTATGGCCGGACGAAGTAGAACCCGAACGTAACTGCCGTACCGCGGGCATTGTCGGCCCCGTCGTCGGGTTGATGGGGACTCTGCAGGCGCTGGAGGCCATCAAACTCCTCAGCGGCGTGGGCACGCCCGGGAGCGAATTGCGTCTGTTTGACGGTAAAACCAGCCAGTGGCGCAGTCTGGCGTTACACCGTGCCAGCGGGTGTCCGGTATGTGGAGGACGACATGCGAATCCAGTTCAATGA
- the thiE gene encoding thiamine phosphate synthase — translation MYQPDFPTVPFRLGLYPVVDSVAWIARLLDAGVRTLQLRIKDKRDEEVEADVVAAIELGRNVNARLFINDYWRLAIKHRAYGVHLGQEDLETTDLKAIQAAGLRLGVSTHDDMEIDVALAARPSYIALGHVFPTQTKQMPSAPQGLEQLARHINRLHDYPTVAIGGIGLDRAPAVLATGVGSIAVVSAITQAADWRAATAQLLAIAGAGDE, via the coding sequence ATGTATCAGCCTGATTTCCCAACGGTTCCGTTTCGCTTAGGCCTCTACCCGGTTGTCGACAGCGTGGCGTGGATTGCGCGTCTGCTTGACGCTGGCGTGCGCACGCTTCAGTTGCGCATCAAAGATAAGCGCGATGAAGAGGTGGAAGCCGACGTGGTTGCCGCCATCGAGCTGGGGCGAAACGTCAATGCTCGCCTGTTTATTAACGATTACTGGCGGCTGGCGATTAAACACCGTGCCTATGGCGTGCATCTGGGTCAGGAAGATCTGGAAACCACCGATCTGAAAGCGATTCAGGCGGCGGGGTTACGCCTGGGCGTCTCGACGCACGATGACATGGAGATCGACGTGGCGCTGGCGGCACGTCCCTCCTACATTGCGCTGGGCCATGTCTTCCCGACGCAAACCAAGCAGATGCCGTCTGCGCCGCAGGGGCTGGAACAGCTGGCGCGACATATCAACCGTCTGCACGATTACCCTACTGTCGCCATCGGCGGGATCGGTCTGGACCGCGCACCGGCGGTACTTGCGACTGGCGTAGGGAGCATTGCGGTAGTCAGCGCCATTACCCAGGCTGCGGACTGGCGCGCGGCAACCGCGCAGTTACTGGCAATAGCAGGAGCAGGCGATGAATGA